From Sphingopyxis sp. USTB-05, the proteins below share one genomic window:
- a CDS encoding TonB-dependent receptor — MRLLCSAGFTFAMFLAAPAFAQDRAATGSEDDVHAGGPIVVTAPYVRSLDILGNVSVLEGDELARDIRGQIGDTLTRQPGVSATSFSPGASRPVLRGFSGERVRVLTDGIGSIDASNTSADHAVTIDPLTVERIEILRGPAVLLFGSQAIGGAVNMFDRRIPRKVPADHVHIDAIGGYATAANDRNIGSSIDVALSPQIVAHLDGSWRKTGDTRSGGFVYAPNIRGDLLHLAEHETEEGHLDEAAELTAQAGKRGKIDNTQSETWTAGGGISLINDGGQLGISVGYFDTNYGVPDRPDTAHDHGGEEGEGGHDHGEGPVTIGMKQWRADLRGEVELGDGFFDKLRIRAGFADYKHTEFEGDEVGTVFTNQGVEGRIELAQNDRGGWRGASGVQYSHRDFDAIGAEAFVPRNLTDQFALFTLQEYTMGPLGLEAAARYEKTNVRAQTLGFDRSFDSFSGALGATYDLFEGAKFGISVSRAVRAPSAEELLSNGPHIATQSFELGDPNLKRESNWGAEASFKIKTDAFNLSLTGYSNWFDNFIYSAATGAEEDELPVFQYFQRDARVYGFEAEASARLAQIGGFNIVGDVTADMTRAKIKNAGLDRNVPRIPPLRILSGLEAQGERVDARVEVEWTDDQTRTAQFETPTDGFTLVNASLSWRPLPDTKNLTLSLSANNIFDVEARRHASFTKDYVPLAGRDFRLTARASF, encoded by the coding sequence ATGCGTTTGCTTTGCTCTGCCGGTTTCACTTTTGCCATGTTCCTCGCCGCTCCGGCTTTTGCGCAGGACCGCGCCGCCACGGGCAGCGAGGACGATGTGCACGCAGGCGGGCCGATCGTCGTCACCGCACCCTATGTCCGCAGCCTGGACATCCTTGGCAATGTATCGGTGCTTGAGGGCGACGAGCTGGCGCGCGACATTCGCGGGCAGATCGGCGACACGCTCACGCGCCAGCCGGGTGTATCGGCGACCAGCTTTTCCCCCGGCGCATCGCGTCCCGTCCTTCGCGGTTTTTCGGGCGAGCGCGTACGCGTGCTGACCGACGGCATCGGGTCGATCGACGCCTCGAACACATCCGCCGACCACGCGGTCACCATCGACCCGCTGACCGTCGAACGCATCGAAATCCTGCGCGGCCCCGCGGTGCTGCTGTTCGGCAGCCAGGCGATCGGCGGCGCGGTGAATATGTTCGACCGCCGGATTCCCCGGAAAGTCCCCGCCGACCATGTCCATATCGACGCGATCGGTGGCTATGCGACCGCGGCGAACGACCGCAACATCGGCAGCTCGATCGACGTCGCGCTGAGCCCGCAGATCGTCGCGCACCTCGACGGTAGCTGGCGCAAGACGGGCGACACGCGCAGCGGCGGCTTTGTCTATGCACCCAACATCCGCGGCGACCTGCTCCATCTTGCCGAGCATGAAACCGAAGAGGGGCACCTCGACGAAGCGGCCGAATTGACCGCGCAGGCGGGCAAGCGCGGCAAGATCGACAATACGCAAAGCGAGACCTGGACCGCAGGCGGCGGGATTTCGCTGATCAACGACGGCGGACAGCTCGGCATTTCGGTCGGCTATTTCGACACCAACTATGGCGTCCCCGACCGTCCCGACACCGCGCACGACCATGGCGGCGAGGAAGGTGAAGGCGGTCATGATCATGGCGAAGGCCCCGTTACCATCGGCATGAAGCAATGGCGCGCGGACCTGCGCGGCGAGGTGGAACTGGGCGACGGCTTTTTCGACAAGCTGCGCATCCGTGCCGGCTTTGCCGATTACAAGCACACCGAGTTCGAGGGCGACGAGGTGGGCACCGTCTTTACCAACCAGGGCGTCGAAGGCCGGATCGAACTGGCGCAGAACGACCGTGGCGGCTGGCGCGGCGCGAGCGGCGTGCAGTATAGCCACCGCGATTTCGACGCGATCGGTGCCGAGGCATTCGTACCGCGCAACCTGACCGATCAGTTCGCGCTTTTCACGCTGCAGGAATATACGATGGGCCCGCTCGGCCTGGAAGCCGCGGCGCGCTACGAAAAGACCAATGTGCGCGCGCAGACGCTTGGCTTTGACCGCAGCTTCGACAGCTTCTCGGGCGCGCTCGGCGCGACCTATGATCTGTTCGAGGGCGCGAAGTTCGGCATCTCCGTGTCGCGCGCGGTCCGTGCGCCGTCGGCCGAGGAATTGCTGTCGAACGGCCCGCATATCGCGACGCAGAGCTTCGAGCTGGGCGATCCGAATTTGAAGCGCGAATCCAACTGGGGTGCCGAGGCATCTTTCAAGATCAAGACCGACGCCTTCAACCTCAGCCTGACCGGCTATTCGAACTGGTTCGACAATTTCATCTATTCGGCGGCGACCGGCGCGGAAGAGGATGAGCTTCCCGTCTTCCAATATTTCCAGCGCGACGCGCGCGTCTATGGCTTCGAAGCCGAGGCGAGTGCCCGGCTGGCGCAAATCGGCGGGTTCAACATCGTCGGCGACGTCACCGCCGACATGACCCGAGCGAAGATCAAGAATGCCGGGCTCGACCGCAATGTGCCGCGCATCCCGCCGCTGCGCATCCTCAGCGGGCTCGAAGCGCAGGGCGAACGCGTCGATGCGCGCGTGGAAGTCGAATGGACCGACGACCAGACGCGCACCGCGCAGTTCGAGACGCCGACCGACGGCTTCACGCTGGTCAACGCCTCGCTGAGCTGGCGCCCGCTGCCCGACACGAAAAATCTGACGCTGAGCCTGTCGGCGAACAATATCTTCGACGTCGAAGCGCGCCGTCACGCCAGCTTTACCAAGGATTATGTGCCGCTGGCCGGACGCGATTTCCGTCTGACGGCGCGGGCGAGCTTCTAA